One region of Drosophila subobscura isolate 14011-0131.10 chromosome J, UCBerk_Dsub_1.0, whole genome shotgun sequence genomic DNA includes:
- the LOC117892986 gene encoding uncharacterized protein LOC117892986, giving the protein MWRQGKQYGLGVVLPLAIGLLLCSAQTQSSVTSLRRTAAAAGDAAAAAQILEDAQPSSVVQDWSLVCKELCGAGLGVATPGEAHSTILRPEIDAAKCGQLCGLPRDNVGDRLCSSYCQQRHRSLSGCSPCQVQEVKEEASAVQSNATHGPRTEEYQEAAVVAVAVAAASDGATTATPDWNELCKSLCKTGDGGSLCNCDLSPFFT; this is encoded by the exons ATGTGGCGACAGGGAAAGCAGTATGGACTTGGAGTCGTCCTGCCATTGGCTATTGgacttctgctctgctctgcgcagACGCAAAGCTCTGTGACGTCATTAAgaaggacagcagcagcagcaggggatgctgcagcagcagcccaaatcCTTGAAGACGCACAACCCAGCAGCGTAGTTCAGGATTGGAGTTTGGTGTGCAAAGAGCTCTGCGG AGCCGGCCTGGGCGTTGCGACGCCTGGCGAGGCCCATTCTACGATCCTGAGACCGGAAATTGATGCGGCCAAGTGCGGGCAACTGTGTGGACTGCCCAGGG ATAATGTGGGCGATAGACTCTGCTCGAGCTACTGCCAGCAAAGGCATCGCTCGCTGTCCGGCTGCAGTCCATGCCAGGTGCAGGAGGTGAAGGAGGAGGCCAGTGCTGTGCAGAGCAATGCCACACATGGTCCCAGAACCGAGGAATACCAGGAGGCAGCagttgtagctgtagctgtggcagcCGCCTCCGATGGTGCGACAACGGCGACACCCGACTGGAACGAATTGTGCAAGTCGCTCTGCAAGACTGGCGATGGCGGGTCTTTGTGCAACTGTGATCTATCGCCGTTCTTCACCTGA